The following are from one region of the Nicotiana tomentosiformis chromosome 7, ASM39032v3, whole genome shotgun sequence genome:
- the LOC104112756 gene encoding putative phytosulfokines 6, with protein MEQRNILFLLTLLVLLISYTTSARLLPTSSQDNQKIKSNGISYPISSQVEDFTDLMGIEECEEKDEGCFKRRMVAEAHLDYIYTQHKPKP; from the exons ATGGAACAAAGAAATATTCTATTTCTTCTTACTCTTCTGGTTTTGCTTATTTCCTACACAACGTCAGCTCGTCTTCTGCCTACAAGTTCTCAAG ATAATCAGAAGATTAAATCTAATGGAATTAGCTATCCAATTTCCTCACAAGTTGAAGACTTCACCGAT CTCATGGGGATAGAAGAATGTGAAGAAAAAGATGAAGGTTGTTTCAAGAGAAGAATGGTTGCAGAGGCTCATTTGGATTACATTTATACTCAACACAAGCCAAAGCCTTGA